AGCCCTGACGCACTCAGTCGCCGCCGCCCCCCTTGCGTGCCAGCAGTCCCCGGGAAGGGTTATAGCCGAGAATCGCCAGCGCCAGCAGCAGCGCCGCCACCGCCACGCTGATCGTCACCGCCTCGGCGTTGAAGCGCTGGTACATGGCGAAGCGGATCATCTCCACGGCATGGGTGAAGGGGTTGAGCGCGGCGATCTGGTAGACCAGGTAGCTGCCCTCACGGATGCGCCACAGCGGATAGAGCGCCGAGGAGAGGAAGAACAGCGGGAAGATGACGAAGTTCATCACCCCGGCGAAGTTCTCCAGCTGGCGGATGAGGGAAGAGAGCAGCAGCCCCAGCGCACCGACCATGAACCCCGTCACCAGCAGCGCTGGCAGCACGTAGAGGTAGCCCAGCGGGGGCGCCTGGATGCCGTAGGCCCAGGCGATGGCGAGGAACACGTAGACCTGCACCACCGAGACCAGGGTGCTGGCCAGGAGCTTGCACAGCAGCAGGTACCAGCGCGGGAAGGGGCTGACCAGCAGCACCCGCATGCTGCCCATCTCGCGGTCATAGACCATGGACAGCGAGCTCTGCATGCCGTTGAACAGCTGGATCATGCCCACCAGCCCCGGCACGATGTAGACCTCGTAGAGGATGTAGGTCTGGTAGGGCTCGGTCATGGCGACACCCAGCGCCATGCGAAAGCCGGTGGCGAACACGAACAGCCACACCAGCGGCCGCACCAGCGCGGCCAGGAAACGGCTGCGCTGGTGCAGGAAGCGCAGCAGCTCGCGCCCCACCACGCCGCGCAGGCAGTGCAGCCAGGGCATCACTTGCATGCGGCCTCCTCGTCCCCGACCAGCAGATCGAAGGCTTCGCCCAGGGTCTCGACGCCGAGCCGGGCGGTGAGCGCCTCGGTGCGCTCGTCGGCCAGCAGCTTCCCGCGGTGCAGCACCACGACCCGGTCACCGGGGCGTACCTCGTCGATCAGATGGGTGGCCCACAGCACCGCCACGCCCTCCTCGGCGCACAGCCGATGGGCATGCTCGACCAGCTCGCGGCGCGAGGCGATGTCGAGCCCCACGGTAGGCTCGTCGAGCAGCAGCAGGCGCGGCCCGTGCATCAGGCCACGGGCGATCTCCACCCGCCGCCGCTGGCCGCCGGAGAGGCGCCGCACCCGCGTGCGCCGCTGATCGTCGAGGCCTACGCGCTCGAGCTGCGCCAGCGCCCGGGCCTTCGCCTCGCGCCGCCCCATGCCGTGCAGGGCGCCATGGTAGGCGAGGTTCTGCGCCACGCTGAGATCGAGATCCAGGGTCGGCTGCTGAAACACCACGCCGATGCGGGCGTGGGCCTGCACCGCCTGGCGACGCACGTCGTAGCCACCGATGCGGATCTCGCCCTGGCGGCGGTCGTGCAGCCGCGTGATCAGCGAGAACAGCGTGGTCTTGCCGGCGCCATTGGGGCCGAGCAGCACGACGAACTCCCCGGCCTCGACGCTCAGGGAGACATCATCGAGCACCCGCCTGTCGCCGTAGGCAAAGCTCAGCTGGCGGATCTCCAGGGCAGGCACCGCTTCGCCATGCCGAACGTTGGCGTCGCTCACGGCTCGACGATCACACCCCAGGGGAAGCGTCCCACCGGGATCGACTTGACCGCCCGCAGGCCGTCCACCTCGATCATGGTGACGTCGCCGCTGACGCCGTTGGTGGTGTAGAGCCGGCTCTCGTCGCCGTTGAGCGCCAGGTGCCAGACCCGCTGGCCGACCAGAAGGTAGTCGAGCACCTCGTAGCTCTGCTGATCGATCACCGCCACCCGGTTGGAGGGCCCCAGGGCGACGAAGGCATAGCGCCCGTCGGAGGTCAGCGCGACGCCTACCGCCTGCACGGTTTCCCGCGGCACCCCGGGCACGTCGAAGCGGATCACGTGCTCGACATCGAAGCTCTCCTCCATGTCGAGGATGGAGACGGTGCCGGCAATCTCCGACGAGACCCAGGCCTTGCGGCCATCGTGAGTGAACTCGGCATGCCGCGGCCGAGCCCCCACCAGGCGATGATGTACCGCCTCCATAGCCTCGAGGTCGATGATGTGCGCCATGTTGGAGGTCTCGCTGGTGGAGATCAGCCAGCGCCCGTCGGGGCTGATGCCAAGCCCCTCCGGCTCGACTCCCACCGGGATCTCGGTGACCAGGGTGCGCCGCTGGTAGTCGAGCACCGAGACGATGTTGTCGTCCTCGTTGGAGACGTAGACGTGGGGGCGGTTGGGGTCGACGCGGATCACCTCCGGATCGTCGCCCGCGGATTGGCTGCGCACCACCTGCAGCGTCTCGAGGTCGATCATGTCGATGGATTCGTCGTCGCCCACCGCCACGAACAGCTCGCTGCCGTCGCTGCTGAAGGCCATGGCGCGGGGACGGCGGCCGACGCGGATGGTTTCCACGACTTCCAGGGAGTCGCCGTCGATCACCGAGACGGTGTTGTCCTTCTCGTTGGAGACGAAGATCCGCTCCGCCTGGGCACTCGCGGGCAACAGCGTCAGCGCCCCCAGGACCAGCCCGAGCAGGCCATGCTCGAGCCTCGTTTCGCGGCGATTCAGAAGCGGCATGTCGATTCCCCCTCGTCGGCGCCCAGCGAATCGAGCGGCGTGCGTGAATGCAGGTAGCCTTCCTGCGGCGACACCGAGGCCACCATGCGCGGCCCGGTGATCAGGATCGGCTGACGAAGCTGGTGGTTCCATCGGCGATAGCTGACCGGCAGGCCCAGGTAGCCGGCCAGCTCGAACTCCTCGCCGAGCAGGTAGTCGAGGATCGCCTGGCGCTCGACGGAACCGGTGCGCGCCGCCGCCTCGCCCAGCGAACGCACCGCCAGCCAGGCGCCAAAGTCGCGCGGCGTCATCCAGCGCTCGGCGTGCTCCTCGAAACGGCGCTGCAGCTGCACCGCTCCCCAGGACTCGTGGGCGCGGTGCCAGGGCGTGGCGATCAGCCCCTGGGTGCCGACCACCGGCCGCGGCAGCCAGGTCTGGTAGGGGAAGTACTCGCCGAAATAGTCGGTCTCGTCGGCGATCACCAGCACGTCGTGTTCGGGCAGCTCCTGCACGAACACCGGGATCTCGCGCTGGATGGCATGAAAGCCCCCTTCGGCGCGGCGCGCCATGGGGTCGTAAGGCCACTGCCGATCGCCCACGATGCGGTGGCCGTAGCGCTCGGCGGCGGCGCGCAGCGCCTCGGCCAGGATCCGATCCTCCTCGGTGTTGCCGTAGACCAGCGCCCAGCGATCCCACCGCTTGAAGCCGAGGAACTGGGCCAGGGCATCGGCCAGCATGCGCCGGCTGGGGGTGGTGTGGTAGAGCGCGGGATGACACGCCTCGCCGCGCAGCGCGTCGTCCGGCGAGCCGGCGTTGAACACCACCCGATCGCCGCGCGCGGGATGTGCCATCAGCTCGCTCACGGCTTCGCCGGGCAGGCCGCTGACAATCCACTCCACGCCCTGTTCGACCAGCGCCTCCAGCGCCGCACCGACGTCGCCGCCCTGGGCCACTTCCGCCTCGTGCAGCACGAACTCCTGCCCCAGGAACTGCGCCGAGGCGTTGTTGTCGCTGATCCCCAGGCGGGCGCCCTGCACGCCTTCGTCGTCGAGCACGGGGTCGAGCACCGAAAGCGGCTCCCGGTCGTCGGGGCGCTCCATGCCCAGGTAGCCCACGACGATGGGCTCCAGCGTCTCGGCCGCCAACAGCGCCGGCCAACCCAGGCCACAGGCCAGCCCCCCCAGCGCCAGCCAGCGAAGGGAACGCGGTAATGTGCTCATGCGTGCTCCTCAGGCAGCCTGCGCTGCTGCCGTTGTCATGGGTTCTCACCACCTGGCTCGGGCATGTGCGCCATGATCTCCCGGACCATGCGGGACAGCCGTTCTTCCAGCAGGTAGGGCTGGTCGCACATGGCCGGCAGCGCCTGCTGGCGATGCTGGAAGGTGCGCTGCTCCCAGAACAGCGCCTCGGAGAGCCGCTCGGCCTCTGCTGCGTCGGCCCTCTCCTCGGCACGGCGCTGCTCCAGCTCGTCGACCATGTCCGAGATCGCCTCCAGGCGTGCGAGCTGGGCGCGGGAGGCACGGCGAATCCCTTCGATGGTGCGCCGACGCTCACGGTTGGTGAGCTCGAACAGGCCGGCGAAGAGCAGCGTCAGGCGCCGCTCCACCTCCTCGTCATTCGCGGCCTCCTCGTCCAGCGTTTCGACGAACTCACGTACCCGCGCCAGCGCCTGGTCCACCGGAGTCGAGCGCGAGGTGGCGAAGCGCGCGACCCGGCCGACCTCCTCATCCTCCCACCAGGCCTGCTCCAGCTCGTCCGGCGATGGCCCGGTCCACAGAGTGCCCCAGGCCAGCTCGGGAATCAGACGCTGCACGCAGGGCCAATCGGGCGGCCCCGCCGCGGCGCGCTGGGCCTCGACCGGGGCCACCCCCGCCAGGGCCAGGCCCACGGCGACGCCCAGCGACAGCAGGGACACACGATGCGCTCCCCTCATGAACCCTCTCCCTGGCCAGCTTCGATCAATCGGCCACGCCGGTCGAGCAGCGGCACCCCGTAGTCGGCGAGGATGGCGTCGATCTCCGCCTGGTGGCGGTCAATGAAGTCGTTGATCCAGTCCTTCCAGTGGGGCTCGCCGTGCCTGACGCCCATGGTGATGCGGTAGTCGAGCTGGGCACCCGTGTCGTCGTCGACCAGCGGAATGACCTCGAGCGGCGGGTCCTGCCGGGCCGCGTAGTAGCCGGCCAGCGGCCCCCACAGCACGGCACCGTCGGTATGGCCGCTGACGACGTCCTCGATGGCGTCGCGCACCGGTGCGCGCACCCGGGTATCGACCATCAACGGGTAACCTTGTATCCGCGCCCCGCTGCGGCGCAGCGGCACCGCCGGCGGGGTCTCGGCCACCACGCCGATGCGCCGCCCCTCGAAGGCCGGGTCGCTCAGGCGGGTGACGTCGAGCTCGGAATCCTCGGGCACCACCAGGGAGTACACCGAGCGGTAGTAGGGGTTGGTGTTCTGCACGAACTCGTAGCCGGCCGGCGTGCCCATGATCAGGTCGCAGACGCGCAGCTCCAGGGTGTTGCGCACGAAACCCATCACCTGGGGCGCCCAGACGTAGGTCAGGGGCACCCCCAGGTCTTCTGCCATCATCTCGGCGATACGATTCTCGAAGCCCTCGCCGGCCTGGTTGCTGAAGGGGAGATTGTTGCCATCGGCACAGACCCGCAGGGCCTCGCGCTCCTGGCGTTCCGGGGGTTCGGCGACGGCGGTACTGGCAGCGACCAGGCCCAGGATCAGCATCGCGGTACGCACGCTTTGACGGCAGGCAGCTCTCATGCATCCTCCGCTGGCGGAAATGACACGGCGAACGGAGCCCCGTTCACTCGGCGTTCGCTTCCTCGGCGGCCTCGGCCTCTTGCTCCCCTGCCACGCCGTTTGCGTCGCTCTTCGCGTCCGGCTCCTGCATCGATTCGATGATCTCGGGGCGACCTCGCCCCAGACCGCCCTCGCCGCGTGCGCGCAGGTAGCTGAATATCTTTGGAATATTGCCCATGACGTTGGGATCGTCGGCAAAGGAGGGCATCACCTGGCCGGGCTGAACCTCACGCCCCGAGGCGATGGTGCCGGCGAAATTCTCCCAGCCACGCCGCTCCACGGCGCGAACAAGGTTGGGCGCAAAGGAGGAGCCCAGGCCATCCGGCCCGTGGCAGGCCATGCATACCCGGGTGTAGATGAGGTAGCCCTCGTAGGTGTCGGGGTCGACCTTGCCGTCCTCGACGACGAAGGCCCCGGGCGCCTCGCCGGTGACGCGATGCTCCTCGGCCAGGCCGGCCTGGACCAGCCCCAGCGTCAGCAGGGCGGCGAACGTGGGAAGAATACCGTGGCGGGCACGTGCGAATAGCGTCATGCAGGTCTTCCTTCTACAGCGGACGCGCCGTAAGCGACGACGCCGGAAAGACGAGGTTGGGCAGGTATGGCAGCGCCATACCCGCCCGATCATGTACCGACTCAATCCGGTAGCGCGAACACCGTCAGCACACCGCCGAGCTTGGTGTAGTCACCCAGCGCAGAGAAGGCACTCACCGCGCCGAGCCCGTCCTCGGGGTTCTCCAGACCGGCCGCCAGGCCGATGCCGGCCCAACCGCCGACCCCCGAGAGCACAGCCACGTACTGCTTGCCTTCGTGCATGAAGGTGTTGACGTTGCCGATGATCCCGGAGGGGGTCTTGAAGCGCCACAGCTCCTCGCCGCTCTCGATGTCGACGGCCTTCACGTGCCCTTCCAGCGTGCCGTAGAAGGCCAGGTCACCGGCGGTAGCCAGCGCCCCGCTCCACACGGCGAAGCGTTCATCGATCTCCCACACGGTCTCGCCGGCGACCGGATCCCAGGCGATGAAGCTGCCCATGCGCCCTTCCATGCTGCCGTTCTGGGTCGGCGCCGGCATCATGGTCAGCGTCGCGCCCACGTAGGGCTGGCCGGCCACGTACTCGGCCTCGAAGGGCTCATAGTTCATGCAGATGCGGTTGATGCCGGCATAGATCAGCCCGGTGCGCGGCGAGTAGGCGCTCGGCTGCATGTTCTTGGCCCCCATGGCGGTGGGGCAGATGTCGGTGGTGTTGACGTTCACCCCCTGGCGGTAGGTGCTGTACTGCTCGTTGACGTTGGGTCGGCCGGTCTCCATGTCGTAGTCGTCGGCCCAGTTGGTCTCGGGCGCGAACTTCTCCGCCACCAGCAGCTCGCCGGTCTCGCGGTCGAGCAGGAAGCCGAAGCCGGTGCGGTCGATGATCGCCAGCCCCTTGCGCTGCTCGCCCTCGATCTCGACGTCGATCAGCTGGTTCTCGTTGACCCCGTCGTAGTCCCACTCGTCGAAGGGCACCTTCTGATAGACCCACTTGACCGAGCCGTCGTTGGGATCACGAGCGAACACGGTGATGGCCCACTTGTTGTCGGCCGGCTCGCCGTCCTTGGTACGCTGCTCGGGGTTCCAGGTCCCCGGGTTGCCGGTGCCGTAGTAGATCAGGTCGAGCTCGGGGTCGTAGGTGATCCAGCCCCAGGGCGCGCCGCCGCCGCGCTCCCACTCGCCCTCGGGCCAGGTGGAAACGCCGAGGTCGGCCTCGCCGATCGGCTCGCCCAGCATGGTGGTGGTCTCGGGATCGATCAGCACCTCGTCGTCCGGCCCGGTGGAGTAGCCGCGCCACACCTGCTCGCCGGTCTCGACGTCGTAGGCGGTGAGGTGGCCGCGGATGCCGTACTCGCCGCCGCTGACACCGATCAACACCTTGTCGTGCACCACCAGCGGCGACATCGTGTTGGTCTCGCCGACGGTGTGGTCGCCGTTGCTGACGTCCCACAGCAGCTCGCCGGTCTCGGCATCCAGCGCGATCAGGGTGTTGTCGGCCTGGCCGAGGAACAGGCGGCCATCGGCGTAGGCCAACCCGCGGTTGACCGTGTCGCAGCACATCACCGGTATGACACGGGAGTCCTGGTCCGGCTCGTAGCTCCAGATCACCCGGCCCTCGTCCTCCAGGTCGAGGGCGAAAATCTTGTTGGGGAAGGGGGTGTGTATGTACAGGCGGCCGTCGCCGACATAGAGGGGGCCACCCTCGTGGCCGCGCAACACCCCGGTGGAGAACTGCCAGACCGCGCGCAACTCATCAACGTTGTCGCGGTTGATCTGGTCCAGCTCACTGAAGCGATTGCCCTGATAGTTGCCCAGTTGGGTCGCCCAGTACTCCGGGTTCTGCTGGAGTTCGAGTTGATTCTGGTTGGCGTGCGCCACCGATATGGCCATCAACCCCATGGCCGCAATTGCATAACCTGTCTCCCTAAGCATGGCGTGGTCTCCGTCTCACTGAAGGTGTGCCTGGGGAAACGGCACATCTTGTATCGTTGTGTTTCAGCTATTGACACTGTGAAGGTCTAGCACAACTTTCCGCGGCCACAGGGAAAAAGGCGTAATTTGGGCATCGCTTAAAGCTCAAAAGACTATTGCCTCTTGGCAACAATCCCTTCGCTTCGCCAGGTAAGCCGCATCGCAGCGGCGTTTCAAAGGGTTTCCGTCGCCCTTCCGTCCGGACTTATTCGACTTAGGTCGAAAGGCAGTCGCGCCGTTCGCTGCTTTACTGGAAGTGCATGCCATCAAATCCACCCCAATGTGGAGGGGCTCCTATGTGGACCAAGCCTGCGTATACCGATCTCCGTCTCGGTTTCGAAGTCACGCTGTACATCTCCAACCGCTGAACTCAGGGCATGAGGCAGCATCGACCGGCTGACGCTCTCCTCGGGCGTCAGCCGTCGTTCGTTTACACCGGCAACGGAGCCCTGCATGCACGTACTGGTTCTGGGCGCGGCCGCCGGCGGCGGCTTTCCCCAGTGGAACTGCAACTGCTCGCTGTGCCGCGGCCTGCGCGAGGGCCGCATCGACGCGACACCCCGCACCCAATCGTCGATCGCCATCAGCAGCGACGGCGAGCGCTGGCTGCTGTGCAACGCCTCGCCCGACATCCGCGCCCAGCTGGCCGCCAACCCTGAACTCCATCCGCGCCGGATCCCCCGCGACAGCGGTATCAGCGGCGTGCTGCTGGTGGATGCCCAGATCGATCACGCCACCGGCCTCTTGTCGCTGCGCGAGGGCTGTCCCTTCGACGTGTGGTGCACGCCCAACGTGCACCAGGACCTGAGCAGCGGCTTTCCTCTGTTCACCATGCTGGAGCACTGGGGCGGCCTGGCCTGGCGTCCCATCGCCATCGACGAGGCCCATCAGGAGGCCGAGTTCGAAGTCCCGGCCTGCCCCGGTCTAGCCTTTACCGCCGTGGCGCTGACCAGCAACGCACCGCCCTACTCGCCACGCCGCGGCGCCCCCACACCGGGCGACAACATCGGCCTGCTGATCGAGGACCGCGCGCGCGGCACGCGGCTGTTCTACGCCCCCGGGCTCGGCCGGCTCGACGAGCGGGTGCGCGGTTTCCTGCGCCAGGCCAACTGCGTACTGGTCGACGGCACCCTGTGGCACGACGACGAGCTGATCCGTGCCGGCGTGGGACAGGCCACCGGCACCGACATGGGCCACCTGGCGCTGGCGGGCAGCGGTGGCTTGCTGGAGGCGCTGGGGGAACTGCCCCGGTCGACTCGCCGAGTGCTGATCCACATCAACAACACCAACCCGCTCCTCGACGAGCGTTCGCCGGAGCGGGCCGTACTGGATGAGACCGGCATCGAGGTCGCCTTCGACGGCATGCGCCTGGAGATATGAACCGACCCCTGACTCCGACGTCACAACGATAACGATCACTCCGCCACGCAAGGGAAGGAAGCGCCTCATGAGTTCCATCGCATCCCCTTTCGCTGCCTCGACGAGCGAACTCGCCCCCCCGCCCCTCTCTGCCGAGGCCTTCCGCGACGCCCTGCTGGCCAAGGGGGCCTACTACCACATCCATCACCCCTACCAGGTCGACATGGCCGAGGGGCGCGCCACGCCGGAACAGATCCGCGGCTGGGTCGCCAACCGCTTCTACTACCAGGTGATGATCCCGCAGAAGGATGCCGCGCTGCTGGCCAACTGCCCCGATGCCGCCACCCGCCGCCGCTGGATCCAGCGCCTGCTCGACCACGACGGTCGCGATGACGACGCCGGCGGCATCGAGGCATGGCTGACCCTGGGCGAGGCGGTCGGGCTGACCCGCGATGAACTGTGGGCCCAGGAGCACGTGCTGCCCGGCGTGCGCTTCGCCGTCGACGCCTACGTCAACTTCGTGCGCCGGGCGAGCTGGCAGGAGGCGGCGATCTCGTCGCTGACCGAGCTGTTCGCCCCCCAGGCGCACCAGAGCCGGCTCGACACCTGGCCGGGTCACTACCCCTGGATCGACGAGGCCGGTTACGGCTACTTCCGCAAGCGCCTCAAGGAGGCCCGACGCGACGTCGATCATGGCCTGGAGGTGGCGCTGGCGGTGTGCACCACCGCCGCCGCCCAGCAGCGCGCCCTGGAGATCCTGCAGTTCAAGCTCGATGTGCTGTGGAGCATGCTCGACGCCATGACCCTGGCCTACCAGCTCGGGCGCCCGCCCTATCACAGCGTGACCGACCAGCGCGTTTACCACCGGGGGCTTTGATGGCTATGATCGACTCGACCAGCGTCTATCGCCTGCGCCCCGGCTGGCGCCTGCAGTGGGAACAGGCCCAGGGCCGCCACGTGCTGCTCTATCCCGAGGGCATGGTGCAGCTCAACGACAGCGCCGGGGCCATCCTGGCCCAGCTCGACGGCCGGCGCGACGTGGCCGACGTGGTGGCGAACCTGCAGGCCCGGTTTGCCGATGCCCCCGCCGCGGAGATCGAACGGGACGTGCACGACTTCCTGCTCGACGCCGCACGACAAGGGTGGAT
This portion of the Billgrantia sulfidoxydans genome encodes:
- a CDS encoding ABC transporter permease, whose amino-acid sequence is MQVMPWLHCLRGVVGRELLRFLHQRSRFLAALVRPLVWLFVFATGFRMALGVAMTEPYQTYILYEVYIVPGLVGMIQLFNGMQSSLSMVYDREMGSMRVLLVSPFPRWYLLLCKLLASTLVSVVQVYVFLAIAWAYGIQAPPLGYLYVLPALLVTGFMVGALGLLLSSLIRQLENFAGVMNFVIFPLFFLSSALYPLWRIREGSYLVYQIAALNPFTHAVEMIRFAMYQRFNAEAVTISVAVAALLLALAILGYNPSRGLLARKGGGGD
- a CDS encoding ABC transporter ATP-binding protein → MSDANVRHGEAVPALEIRQLSFAYGDRRVLDDVSLSVEAGEFVVLLGPNGAGKTTLFSLITRLHDRRQGEIRIGGYDVRRQAVQAHARIGVVFQQPTLDLDLSVAQNLAYHGALHGMGRREAKARALAQLERVGLDDQRRTRVRRLSGGQRRRVEIARGLMHGPRLLLLDEPTVGLDIASRRELVEHAHRLCAEEGVAVLWATHLIDEVRPGDRVVVLHRGKLLADERTEALTARLGVETLGEAFDLLVGDEEAACK
- a CDS encoding PQQ-dependent catabolism-associated beta-propeller protein is translated as MPLLNRRETRLEHGLLGLVLGALTLLPASAQAERIFVSNEKDNTVSVIDGDSLEVVETIRVGRRPRAMAFSSDGSELFVAVGDDESIDMIDLETLQVVRSQSAGDDPEVIRVDPNRPHVYVSNEDDNIVSVLDYQRRTLVTEIPVGVEPEGLGISPDGRWLISTSETSNMAHIIDLEAMEAVHHRLVGARPRHAEFTHDGRKAWVSSEIAGTVSILDMEESFDVEHVIRFDVPGVPRETVQAVGVALTSDGRYAFVALGPSNRVAVIDQQSYEVLDYLLVGQRVWHLALNGDESRLYTTNGVSGDVTMIEVDGLRAVKSIPVGRFPWGVIVEP
- a CDS encoding ABC transporter substrate-binding protein, which encodes MSTLPRSLRWLALGGLACGLGWPALLAAETLEPIVVGYLGMERPDDREPLSVLDPVLDDEGVQGARLGISDNNASAQFLGQEFVLHEAEVAQGGDVGAALEALVEQGVEWIVSGLPGEAVSELMAHPARGDRVVFNAGSPDDALRGEACHPALYHTTPSRRMLADALAQFLGFKRWDRWALVYGNTEEDRILAEALRAAAERYGHRIVGDRQWPYDPMARRAEGGFHAIQREIPVFVQELPEHDVLVIADETDYFGEYFPYQTWLPRPVVGTQGLIATPWHRAHESWGAVQLQRRFEEHAERWMTPRDFGAWLAVRSLGEAAARTGSVERQAILDYLLGEEFELAGYLGLPVSYRRWNHQLRQPILITGPRMVASVSPQEGYLHSRTPLDSLGADEGESTCRF
- a CDS encoding substrate-binding domain-containing protein, with product MRAACRQSVRTAMLILGLVAASTAVAEPPERQEREALRVCADGNNLPFSNQAGEGFENRIAEMMAEDLGVPLTYVWAPQVMGFVRNTLELRVCDLIMGTPAGYEFVQNTNPYYRSVYSLVVPEDSELDVTRLSDPAFEGRRIGVVAETPPAVPLRRSGARIQGYPLMVDTRVRAPVRDAIEDVVSGHTDGAVLWGPLAGYYAARQDPPLEVIPLVDDDTGAQLDYRITMGVRHGEPHWKDWINDFIDRHQAEIDAILADYGVPLLDRRGRLIEAGQGEGS
- a CDS encoding c-type cytochrome; the protein is MTLFARARHGILPTFAALLTLGLVQAGLAEEHRVTGEAPGAFVVEDGKVDPDTYEGYLIYTRVCMACHGPDGLGSSFAPNLVRAVERRGWENFAGTIASGREVQPGQVMPSFADDPNVMGNIPKIFSYLRARGEGGLGRGRPEIIESMQEPDAKSDANGVAGEQEAEAAEEANAE
- a CDS encoding methanol/ethanol family PQQ-dependent dehydrogenase; the encoded protein is MLRETGYAIAAMGLMAISVAHANQNQLELQQNPEYWATQLGNYQGNRFSELDQINRDNVDELRAVWQFSTGVLRGHEGGPLYVGDGRLYIHTPFPNKIFALDLEDEGRVIWSYEPDQDSRVIPVMCCDTVNRGLAYADGRLFLGQADNTLIALDAETGELLWDVSNGDHTVGETNTMSPLVVHDKVLIGVSGGEYGIRGHLTAYDVETGEQVWRGYSTGPDDEVLIDPETTTMLGEPIGEADLGVSTWPEGEWERGGGAPWGWITYDPELDLIYYGTGNPGTWNPEQRTKDGEPADNKWAITVFARDPNDGSVKWVYQKVPFDEWDYDGVNENQLIDVEIEGEQRKGLAIIDRTGFGFLLDRETGELLVAEKFAPETNWADDYDMETGRPNVNEQYSTYRQGVNVNTTDICPTAMGAKNMQPSAYSPRTGLIYAGINRICMNYEPFEAEYVAGQPYVGATLTMMPAPTQNGSMEGRMGSFIAWDPVAGETVWEIDERFAVWSGALATAGDLAFYGTLEGHVKAVDIESGEELWRFKTPSGIIGNVNTFMHEGKQYVAVLSGVGGWAGIGLAAGLENPEDGLGAVSAFSALGDYTKLGGVLTVFALPD
- the pqqA gene encoding pyrroloquinoline quinone precursor peptide PqqA; the encoded protein is MWTKPAYTDLRLGFEVTLYISNR
- the pqqB gene encoding pyrroloquinoline quinone biosynthesis protein PqqB, which gives rise to MHVLVLGAAAGGGFPQWNCNCSLCRGLREGRIDATPRTQSSIAISSDGERWLLCNASPDIRAQLAANPELHPRRIPRDSGISGVLLVDAQIDHATGLLSLREGCPFDVWCTPNVHQDLSSGFPLFTMLEHWGGLAWRPIAIDEAHQEAEFEVPACPGLAFTAVALTSNAPPYSPRRGAPTPGDNIGLLIEDRARGTRLFYAPGLGRLDERVRGFLRQANCVLVDGTLWHDDELIRAGVGQATGTDMGHLALAGSGGLLEALGELPRSTRRVLIHINNTNPLLDERSPERAVLDETGIEVAFDGMRLEI
- the pqqC gene encoding pyrroloquinoline-quinone synthase PqqC, which produces MSSIASPFAASTSELAPPPLSAEAFRDALLAKGAYYHIHHPYQVDMAEGRATPEQIRGWVANRFYYQVMIPQKDAALLANCPDAATRRRWIQRLLDHDGRDDDAGGIEAWLTLGEAVGLTRDELWAQEHVLPGVRFAVDAYVNFVRRASWQEAAISSLTELFAPQAHQSRLDTWPGHYPWIDEAGYGYFRKRLKEARRDVDHGLEVALAVCTTAAAQQRALEILQFKLDVLWSMLDAMTLAYQLGRPPYHSVTDQRVYHRGL
- the pqqD gene encoding pyrroloquinoline quinone biosynthesis peptide chaperone PqqD, whose amino-acid sequence is MAMIDSTSVYRLRPGWRLQWEQAQGRHVLLYPEGMVQLNDSAGAILAQLDGRRDVADVVANLQARFADAPAAEIERDVHDFLLDAARQGWIQHD